The following is a genomic window from Mycolicibacterium sp. TY81.
TCCGGGCCGAGGCCCCGCACTCGGCGGCGACCCACGACACCACCAAGCAGTTCGTCTACCGCGCCCACGCGCTGGACAAGGTCGAGATGGTGAGCCGCATCCTGCAGGCCAACGGCCGCGGCGCGACCATGATCTTCACCCGCACCAAGCGCACCGCGCAGAAGGTGTCCGACGAGCTCGCCGAGCGCGGCTTCAAGGTCGGCGCCGTCCACGGTGACCTGGGCCAGATCGCCCGCGAGAAGGCGCTCAAGTCCTTCCGCAACAGCGACATCGACGTCCTGGTCGCGACCGACGTCGCCGCGCGCGGTATCGACATCGACGACATCACGCACGTCATCAACTACCAGATCCCGGAGGACGAGCAGTCCTACGTGCACCGCATCGGCCGTACCGGCCGCGCCGGCAAGACCGGTATCGCCGTGACGCTGGTCGACTGGGACGAGCTGACGCGCTGGGCGCTCATCGACAAGGCCCTGAACCTGGACTGCCCGGACCCGGCCGAGACCTACTCGCGGTCGCCGCACCTGTACGAAGAGCTGGACATCCCCACCGATGTCACGGGCTCGATCGGCGCCTCGCGGGCCAAGCCCGCCAAGAAGTCCTCGGACCCCGAGCTCAAGCGCGAGTCGAGCGCCGACAAGGACCGTCCCGCCCGCAACCGCAGCCGGTCGCGCCGCCGCACCCGCGCCGGTGAGTCGGCCACGGGTCATGTCGAGGCAGCGGGCGCAGTCGAGGGCGACACCGCCGAAGCCGGTGCCCCGGCCGGTGACAGCCCGGCCGAGTCGAGCCACTCGGGCCGCCGCCGCCGGCGTCGTCGTCCGAGCAAGGCCGCCTCGGAGGCCGCGGCCGTCGCAGCACCTGCCGCCGAATAGCCGCAGGCCGCCCGAGCCCTATGGTCAAACCGGAGCGACGTACCAGAGCTGATCTGATCGCCGCCGCGGCCATCGTCGTGGTGGTCGCGGTCGGCGCAGCGCTGATCTGGTGGAACAGCGACGCGCGCGCCACCGTCAGCCGGCCCGCCGACCGTCCCATCCCGGCCTTGCACGCCGCCAAGACGGTGCCGACGACGCTGCGCGAGCTGTGGACCGCGGCCAGCGGCAAGACCACCCAGCCGTCGGTCGTCGGCGGCGTCGTGGTGACCGGCGACGGCGATCAGATGCTGGGCCGCGACCCGGCGACCGGCAACACCCTGTGGAGCTACTCGCGCGCCCGCGAGCTGTGCGGCGTCACCACCGTGTACCAGTACGCGGTGGCGGTGTACCCCGACGGCCGCGGCTGCGGACAGGCCAGCGCCATCGACGCCGGCACCGGACGCCGCGGACCGGCCCGCAGCAGCCTCGCCGATGCCGAGGTGAAGCTGTCCACCGACGGGACGACGATCCTGTCGTACGGCGACAGCCGCCTGGAGCAGTGGCGTTCCGACCTGGTGCGGATGATCAGCTACGGCTACCTCGACGCGGTGGTCAAACCCGGCGTCCCGGCCTCTCCCCTGTGCCGCTTGGTGTCCGCCGCGGCCAGCTCGGCGTCGGTGGCCGTCATGGAGGCCTGCCCCAAGCAGAACGACCTGCGGCTGACACTGCTGAAGGCCGCCAAGGAAGAGGACCAGCCGGACGTCAAGCGGGTATCGCTGCCCGGCGTCAGCGTGGACTCCGACGCACAGGTGATCGCGGTGTCGGACACCAAGGTGGCGGTCTACCTGCCGACGCCGCAGCCGTGCGTGAACGTCATCGACGAGACCGGCAACACCATCGCCAGCACGCTGTTGCCGCATGCCGCGACGCCGGTGACGGCGACGACGCGCGTCGGAGACGTCGTCACCTGGTACACGGGTGACTCGGTGCTGGTCTTCGACAGCAACGGGCTGCGCTACAAGTACACCGTCAGCGCGCAGGGTGGGCAGGCACCGATCGGCCCGGCCACCATGCTGGCGGGGCATCTGCTGGTTCCGGTGACCAGCGGCTACGACACGTTCGACGCGCAGAGCGGCGCCGGTCAGACGCACATCGCGCTGGCGCGGCAACCGGTCAACTCCGCGGTGATCCCGGCCCTGGCCGGTTCGGTGCTGCTGGAGCAGCGCGGCAGCCAGTTGGTGGCGCTGGGTCAGTGACCTGAGGTGTCACACCTCAGGGGTGAAGACCGGCAGGGCCTTGTTCTTCTTCCAGTGCTTGATCAGCGACTGCGCCAGTTCGCGATAGGCGATGGCGCCCTTGTTCTTCCGGCCGGCGAGGACCGACGCACCCGAGGCGCTGGCCTCGGCGAAGCGCACCGTGCGCGGGATCGGCGGGGCGAGCACCACGAGGCTGTAGCGGTCGGCGACGTCGAGCAGGACGTCGCGGCTGTGCGTGGTGCGGGCGTCGTACAGCGTCGGCAGCGCGCCCAGCAGCCGCAGGCCGGGGTTGGTGATCTGCTGCACGTCGTTGACGGTCCGCAGGAACTGGCCGACACCGCGGTGCGCGAGCGTCTCGCACTGCAGGGGCACGACGACGTCGTTGGCGGCGGTCAGGCCGTTGAGGGTCAGCACGCCGAGTGACGGCGGGCAGTCGATGATCACCACGTCGAACTGGTCGGCGATCTTCGCCAGCGCGCGCTTGAGCGCGTACTCCCGGCCGGCCCGCATCAGCAGCATCGCCTCGGCACCGGCCAGGTCGATATTGGCCGGCAGCAGGGTCATGCCCTCGGCGGTCGAGACCAGCGCGACATCGGGTTCCACGTCGCCGAGCAGCACCTCATGCACCGAGACCGGCAGTTTGTCGGGGTCCTGGCCCAGGGAGAAGGTCAGACAGCCCTGCGGATCGAGGTCGACGAGCAGTACGCGCTGCCCTTCCTCGGTCAGCGCTGCACCCAGCGACGCCACTGTCGTCGTTTTTGCGACCCCACCTTTTTGGTTGGCGACCGCAAGTACCCGTGTCACGGTGCCCATCCTGACACGCGGCCAAGTGGCGCCGCTCACCGTGGGGCAGAATCTCGGGCGTGAGTATTGGCGTCGACCCGGCAGGCGAACTGCTGACACACCGGCTCATCCTGCTCCGGCACGGCCAGACCGAATGGTCGCGCAGCGGCCGGCACACCGGACGCACCGACCTCGATCTGACCGAGGAAGGCCTGCAGCAGGCCCGCAGCGCCGCCTCGGCGCTGGCCGAACTGAAGCTCGACAACCCCTTGGTGATCAGCAGTCCGCGCCGGCGGGCCGTGGTCACCGCCGAACTCGCCGGGCTGGACGTCGCCGAGACCACCGAACTGCTGGCCGAGTGGGACTACGGCGACTACGAAGGCCTGACCACACCGCAGATTCGGGAGCAGGTGCCCGACTGGCTGGTGTGGACGCACGGCTGCCCCGGCGGCGAGAGCCTGGCCGACGTCAGTGCCCGCGCCGACCGCGCCGTCGCGCTGGCCCTTGAGCACATGGCGACGCGCGACGTGGTGTTCGTCGGGCATGGGCACTTCTCGCGGGCCGTGATGACCCGCTGGATGGAGCTCCCGATCACCGACGGCATCCGGATCTCCATGGCGGCCGCGTCGATCTCGGTGTGCGGCTTCGAACACGGCGTGCGCCAGTTGGTCGCGCTGGGTCTCACCGGCCACCCCAACCCGTGCCTGCCCGAGTGACCCCGGTTTTCGTGCTGGCAGGTCCCGATGGGGTCATGCTGGCGGACGGGCCGGCGCAGGCGTACCCGAATCTGGACGACGCGCGGCGCGCACTGGCCGCCGACGACGTGCCGATCCTGGTGGGCGCCTTGCCTTTTGACCTCGACTCCCCCGCCGCGTTGATGGCGCCGGCCGCCGTCACGTACGCCGACGCGCTGCCGTTCAGAGCTGACCGGCTGCCGGCGGTCCGCATCGCGGCCAGCCTGCCGTCGCCCGACGAACACCGGGCCCGGGTGGCCGCCGCGGTACGGGCCCTGCGCGACCCGGCGGCAGGCCTGCACAAGGTGGTGCTGGCGCGCGCGCTGGAGCTCGTCGCCGACGACGCCCTGGACCCGTACGTGGTGCTCAGCCGTCTGGCCGACGACCGCAGCGCCACAGCGTTTTTCACCGATCTCAGCGCGGCCGGCGCGCCGTACTCCGGCACCGCGCTGCTCGGCGCGAGCCCCGAACTGCTGGTGGCCCGCCGCGGCGATGTGGTGACGTGCAAACCGTTCGCGGGCTCGGCGCCGCGGTCCGCCGACCCCGAGACGGACGCCGCCAACGGCGCCGCGCTGGCGGCCTCGGCCAAGAACCGGCACGAGCACCAGCTGGTCGTCGACATCATGCGTGCGGCGCTCGAACCGCTGTGCAGAGAGCTCGACATCGCCGCCGAGCCGCAGGTGAGCGCCACCGCGGCCGTCTGGCACCTGAGCACGCCGATCGTCGGGCGGCTGCGCGAAACCTCCACCACCGCACTGGATTTGGCCATCGCACTGCATCCGACGCCAGCTGTCGGCGGGGTGCCCACCGCGGCGGCGGCACGGCTGATCAACGAACTCGAAGGCGACCGCGGGTTCTATGCCGGTGCGGTCGGCTGGTGCGACAGCGCCGGCGACGGCCGGTGGGTGGTGTCGATCCGGTGCGGGCAGCTGTCCGCCGACCGGTTGTCCATCGACGCCCGCGCCGGCGGCGGTATCGTCGCCGAATCCGATCCCGATGACGAAGTCACCGAGACCACAACGAAATTCAGGACGATGCTGACCGCACTGGGGGTAGCGCAATGATGGGACACCACAAATGACGACGATCATCCGCCCGGTCCGGCCCGGCGACGAAGTCGAGATCACAGCGATGATCCACGAATTGGCCGAGTTCGAGAAGGCCGCCGACCAGTGCACCGTGACCGAGGCGCAGATCCGGACGGCGCTGTTCGGCGGCGCCGACTCGGGCCAGGCCGCCGTTTCGGGTCATTTCGTCGAGGTCGACGGCCGGCCGGCCGCGTTCGCGCTGTGGTTCCTGAACTTCTCGACGTGGGACGGCGTCTCCGGCATCTACCTCGAAGACCTGTTCGTGCGCCCCGACTTCCGGCGCCGCGGCCTGGCCCGCAAGCTCCTGTCGACGCTGGCGCAGGAATGCGTCGAGCGCGGCTACACGCGGCTGCAATGGGCGGTGCTGAACTGGAACGTGAATGCCATCGCCCTGTACGACGAGGTCGGCGGCAAACCGCAGTCCGAGTGGACGACGTACCGGGTGTCCGGGCCCGAGCTGACGGCCCTGGCCCAGGGCTGATCCGGCCACCGCTGACGTCCGGCGCAAATTTCTTCCCCAATTCCCTTCTGCACGTGGGCCTCGGCTGCCACCATCGGTGTTGATCCGCGGCCCGACCGATGAGGCCGGGCCGGCGAAGGGACGGCAATGCGATTTCAGCGTCGCCAGCTGCTGTCCAGGGTGAGCATCCAGTCGAAGCTCGTGGTGATGCTGGTGCTGTGCACCATCATCGCGGCGACCGTCGTCGGCGTCATCGGGTTCCGGGCCGGCCGCGCCTCGCTGCGGGACTCGGTCCTGAACCGGCTCACCGAACTTCGGCAATCGCAGTCCCGTGAGCTCAAGGACCAGCTGTCCGACCTGAAGAACTCGATGATCATCTACGCGCGCGGCGCCCACACCCAGGGCGCGTTGGCAGAGTTCACCGCGGGGTTCGACGCGCTCGCGGACAGGCCCGTCAGCCCGGCACAGTCACAGGCGATCACCGACTACTACACCAACACCTTCCTCAAGGAGGTGCAGCAGTCCAGCGGCGCCAAGCTGAACGTCGATCAACTGCTGCCGCGGGACAACGCCCAGCGGTATCTGCAGGCGAACTACACCGCCATGCGCAAGGACGACGACACCGCGGTCAAGGTCGACGACGCCCACGACGGCAGCACCTGGTCCGCGGCGAACGCCCGCTATCAGGACTTCTTCCGGCAGATCGTCACCCGGTTCGAATTCCAGGACGCGCTGCTGCTCGACAACCGTGGCAACGTGGTCTACACCGCGTACAAGGACGTCGACCTCGGCACCAACATCCTGACCGGGCCCTACAGCGGCTCCAAACTCCGTGGCGCATACGAGAAAGCGATGTCCGCCAACGCCGTCGACTACGTCGGCATCACCGATTTCGAGGTGTACCAGCCGGCGGAGAACGTGCCCACGGCGTGGATGATCACGCCGATCGTCACCGCCGGGCGCGCGATGGGCGCGCTCGCCCTGCAGTTCCCGGTCACCAAGATCAACCGGCTGATGACGTTCGACCAGCGCTGGAAGGAATCCGGCCTGGGCAACACCGGCGAAGTCTTCCTGGTCGGCCCCGACGACCTGATGCGCTCGGATTCCCGGATGTTCCTGCAGGATCGGCAGACCTACAAGAACGACGTCGTCGCGGCCGGCACCCCGGCCGACGTCGCCGACCGCGCCATCCAGTTGGGCGGCACCACCCTGGTGCAACCGGTGCCACCGACCACCAACAAGCAGGCCCTGCGGGGTGAGTCCGGAACCCGGCTGGCCACCGACTATCTCGGCCACGAGGTGCTGCTGGCCTACGCCCCCATCACGATTCCCGACGCCGAGCTGCACTGGACCATCATCGGCAAGATCGACACCGCGGAGGCGTTCCAGCGGGAGACCGCATTCACCAGGACCATCGTGTTGACGACCGTCGGCATCATCTTCGTCGTGTGCATCGCCGCGATGTTCCTGGCGCAGCTCTTCGTTCGGCCCATCCGGCGGCTGGAGGCCGGCGCGCAACGGATCAGCGCCGGCGACTACAACATCAACGTGCCCGTCGAGACACGCGACGAGATCGGCGAGCTGACAGAGGCTTTCAACGAGATGAGCCGGAGCCTGACGGTCAAGGAGGAGCTGCTCGTCGCGCAGCGCAAGGAGAACGCCAAGCTCTTGACGCTGTTGATGCCCGAACCGGTCGTCGAGCGCTACCAGCAGGGCGAGGAGATCGTCCCGGAGGAGCACCAGAACGTCACGGTGATCTTCACCGAGGTCATCGGGCTGGATCGACTGCAGGCCCAGTTGACGTCGCAGGGGTCGCTCGCCGTCGTCACCGAGCTCGAACGCCAATTCGACGCGGCCGCAGACAGTCTCGGCATCGAACGCGTCCGCGCGATCCGGAACGGCTACCTGGGCAGCTGCGGCCTCAACACCCCGAGGCTCGACAACGTCCGGCGGACCGTCGACTTCGCCCTGGAATGCCAGCGCATCATCGACCGGTTCAACAGCGAGACGGGTAACCACCTGGGCCTGCGTGCCGGCATCGACACCGGCACCGTCAGCAGTGGCCTCGGCGGCGAGTACTCCGTGGTCTACGACATGTGGGGCGCCGCGGTCAACGTCGCCTACCAGGTCAAGAGCGGTTCACCGCAACCCGGAATCGACGTCACCGACCGGGTTTATCAGGCGCTGCAGGCCACCATGACGTTCACGTCGGTCGGCACCATGTCCGTCGACGGGCAGGACGAGCCGATCTGGCGACTGGTGGTGCCGGAATGATCGCTGACGTGTTCACCTCGGCCTGGTTCTACTGGGCCGTGGGCATCGCGATCGGGCTGCCGATCGGGCTCGTCGTGCTCACCGAATGGCAGCACGCGCTGCGCCGCAGGCACAGCTTCCTGGTGCGGCCGGTGACCGTGCTGCGCAATTACCTGCTGCCCCTGGGCGCACTGCTGCTGCTGTTGACCGAGGCCCGGCAGGTACCGGCCGCAGCCACCTCGGTCCGCACCGTCGCAACGCTTTTCGCGTTCGTCGTGCTGATCCTGCTGCTGTCCGGCGTCAACGCCACCCTGTTCCAGGGGGCACCCGCGGGGACCTGGCGCAAGCGCGTCCCGACGATCTTCGTCGACGTCGCCCGGTTCGTCCTCATCGCGGTCGGCCTGGCGGTGATCTTCTCCTACATCTGGGGAGCGAACGTCCGCGGCCTGTTCACCGCACTGGGTATCACCTCGATCGTCATCGGCCTGACACTGCAGAATTCGGTGGGCCAGATCATCTCGGGCCTGTTGATGTTGTTCGAGCAGCCGTTTCAGATCGGCGACTGGCTGGACACGGCCGCCGCACGCGGCCGGGTGGTCGAAGTCAATTGGCGTGCCGTGCATCTGGAAACCGGCGCCGGAACCCAGATCACCCCGAACTCGGTGCTGGCGGGGGCGTCGTTCACCAATCTGAGCCGGCCGGCCGACGCGCACTCGATCACCGTGACAACGATCTTCTCCCTCGACGATCCGCCGAACCAGGTGTGCGCGTTACTCACTCGCCTGGCAGCAGACCTGCCGATGCGGCGCCCTGACGGCACCGTGTCGGCAACCCCCGCAGGCGGACTCGAATATCAGACCACCATCCCGCTGCACTCCCCCGCCGACGACGGAGAGACGAAAAAGCTCTTCCTGCAATGGGTCTGGTATGCATCACGGCGGGCCGGTCTGCACCTGGACGAAGCCGACGACGACTTCTCCACATCCGAACGGCTGGCCGAGGCCGTCGCCGAAGTCGTCGCACCGACCCTGCGGCTCAGTGCCGACCAACAACACGAACTGCTGAGTGCGGCGAATCTGGAACGCTACGGCATCGGCGAACTGGTCCAGCGCGTCGGTGAGGTACCCGACCGCATGACGTTCATCCTCTCCGGACGTGTTCAGCTGACTGCCGGCGGTGACGATGGAGCCGAGACCCTGATCGGAATCCTCGAGAACGGCAGCTATCTGGGTCAGAGCACATTGACCCGGCAGCCGGTCATCGGCAATGCCCACGCCCTCGACGAAGTCACCGTGGTGCACGTGGAACGCGACCACATCGAGACCGTGGTGCAGCGAAATCCGGTGCTACTACAGGAATTCGGCCGGATCATCGAAGACCGCCGGGCCCACGCCCGGCGTCTGCTGAGTGCCGACTGAAACCGTCACTCCCGCTTCGAGATCCACTCCACCGTGGACGGGCTGAACAACAACCCCAGCGTGACGATGGCGACGAGCGCAACCACGATGGCGTACTGCAGCTGGCCGGATTGGAAGACGTACCAGGCGACGCCGAGCAGCAGCAGGTTGGCGAACACCCCGATACCGCGGCCCCAGCGCCGCCCGGTGATCAGTGCCCAGCCGCCGGCGAGCACCGCCCCGCCGACGCACACCAGCCAGATCGCGTTGCCGTAACCGCTGACGATGTGCTGGTCTGCGCCGGCCAGCCCGCGCACCACGTACACCACGGCGCCGATCAGGCCGAGCGCACCTTCGGCCGCCACCAGGAACCCGGCCCGGCGCACGGCCGGCGGATGGATCGCCGGATCACTCACTGCGACAACCGATCTGCCAGGTACCGCACCGCCAGCTCGTAGCCTATGGGCCCGGCGCCGGCGATCACCGTCTCGGCCACCGCCGACACGTAGGAGTGATGCCGGAAGGCCTCGCGCTTGTGGATGTTGCTCAAATGCACTTCGGCGACCGGCAATTCGGCCGCGGTGAGAGCGTCAGCGATGGCCACCGAGGTGTGGCTGTACGCGGCGGGGTTGATCACGATGCCGACGCAGTCGGTGCGCGCCGCCTGGATCGCGTCGACCAGTTCACCTTCGTGGTTGCTCTGCACCGCGCGCACGGAGAAGCCCAGTTGCGCCGCGAGGTCGGTGACGGCCTGCTCGATCTGCGCCAACGTGGTCGAGCCGTAGATTTCCGGCTGGCGAGTGCCCAACAGGTTCAGGTTGGGCCCGTTGACGAGGAGCAGGCGGCGATCGGTCACCCACTCACGGTACCGGCTGCGAACAGGCAGAATTGTCCGGTGCCGACCAACAATCCACCGTGTCGCTGCGATACCGGGGCCGTGTATGCCGCCTGCTGCGGCCCGCTGCACCGCGGCGAGCGTTCCGCTGCCACCGCAGTGGCGCTGATGCGTTCGCGGTTCACCGCGTTCGCCCTCGGTGATGTCGACTACCTGCTGGCGACCTGGCATCCGGACACCCGACCGGCAGACCTCGACCTCGATGACGCCGTCACATGGCGCCGGCTGCAGATCGTCGACACCGAGGCCGGCGGCACGGACGACCCGACCGGCGTCGTGCAGTTCCGCGCGCAGTACGTGCGCGACGGCAGCCGGCACATCCTGCACGAGCGCAGCCGATTCGCCCGCGGCAGCGATGGCCGCTGGCTGTACGTCGACGGCGACTTCGTGGACTAGCCGCCGGCGACCGAGTTGCCGACGGTCGCGGCGCGGATAGGCTCGTCACCCGTGCGTGCCGTGCTGATCGTGAATCCGAACGCAACCTCGACGACCCCGGCAGGCCGGGACCTCCTTGCCCACGCGCTGGAGAGCCGCGTCGACCTCACCGTCGCGCATACCGACCACCGTGGCCATGCCATCGAGATCGGGCACCAGGCCGCCGCTGACGGCACCGACGTGGTGATCGTGCACGGCGGCGACGGCACCGTGAACGAGGTGGTCAACGGCATCCTCGGGCACGCGAACGGCGTGCCGGGCGCCTCCAACACCGCCGTCGGCGTGGTGCCCGGCGGCTCGGCGAACGTGTTCGCCCGGGCCCTCGGCATCAGCCCCGATCCACTGGAGGCGACGAACCAGCTCGTCGACCTGCTCAGCGATTACCGCCGGGGCGTGCCCTGGCGCCGCATCGGGCTGATGGACTGCGGGGACCGCTGGTCGGTGTTCACCGCCGGTATGGGCGTCGACGGTGAGGTCGTGGCGGCCGTCGAGGCGCAGCGGGCCAAGGGCCGCAAGGTGACCGCGTCGCGGTACATCCGGGTGGCGATCCGCGAGGCCGTCGGCAGCGCCCGCAAGCCCCCGCGGTTGACGCTGCACCTGCCGGACCGCGAGCCGGTCACCGGTGTGCACTTCGCGTTCGTGTCGAATGCCAGCCCGTGGACCTACGCCAACAGCCGGCCGGTCTGGACCAACCCCACAACGACGTTCGAAACGGGCCTGGGCGTGTTCGCGACCACGAGCATGGGCATCTGGGCCAACCTGCGATTGCTACGACGGATGCTGTCGCGTACGCCACAGATCGAAGGCTCGCACCTGATCCGCGATGACGACCTGCCGTGGCTGCGCGTGACAAGTGACACACCTATCGCGTGCCAAATTGACGGAGATTTCGTTGGCCTGCGCGAAAGCATGACGTTCACGTCGGTGCCGGCGGCTCTCAATGTGGTCGCGCCCCCAGCAAAAACACAGTGACCAGCGATCTTGGTAACACTTTGCAAAATTTAGGGCGCAGGTGGGCCCAGTGTAGTACAACTGGTTCAGGGGCCTGCCAACGCGGGTCCGCAGTGACATTGCCCACGAGTTAACGCGCCGCTATTGACATCTGTCCAGCCTGTGAAAACATCAGATGCAACAGTGCAGAAACATTTCGTGTGCACCCGTTAACAGCCGAAGTGAAAAAACATTGCGCGCTTTGCTGCGCGCCCAGTGAGGAGTGTTGACCATGGATTGGCGCCACAAGGCGGTCTGTCGCGACGAGGATCCGGAACTGTTCTTCCCCGTGGGAAACAGCGGCCCGGCCATCGCTCAGATCGCTGACGCGAAGCTCGTGTGCAACCGCTGCCCGGTGACCACCGAGTGCCTGAGCTGGGCACTCGAGTCCGGCCAGGATGCGGGTGTCTGGGGCGGCATGAGCGAAGACGAGCGTCGCGCGCTGAAGCGTCGCAACGCCCGTACCAAGGCCCGCACCAGCGTCTAGCCACGGCATTCGAAAAATGACCCCGGCGACGAGCCGGGGTCATTTTTTGCGCCGAGCGGCGCCGCGAACGTGCCGTCAGATCGCGGATCTGTCGAAAATCGCGATCTGTGTGCACGCTCACGGTGGGTGACCCAGACGCGAAATAGCTTGCGCTGCTGGGTTATTGCGGTGTACCTACTGAGCGAGCCGCTGTACCTACTGCGCGGCTCGGCCCCTGCACCTACTGCGCGGCTCGGCCGCGGCGACCGATGGGCACCCGCAGCACCACATCCGTGCCACCACCCGGCGCCGCATTCATGCTCAGCGTCCCGTCGAGAACCGACGACACCTGCGTCTGCACGATCTGCAGCCCCAGCCGGTCCGAGTTCTCGAGGGTGAAGCCGTCGGGCAACCCGTGGCCGTCGTCGTGCACGACGACGTCGAGCCAGCGCGCCGACCGGTCCGACTTGATGGTCACGCTGCCCTGCTCGGTACTCGGATCAAAAGCGTGCTCGATGGCGTTCTGCACCAACTCGGTGATGACCATGATCAGCGCGTGCGCACGGTCGGCGTCCAGGACACCCAGATCGCCCTCCCGCCGCACCCGGATGGGGGCGCCCAGCGAGGCCAGGTCGTTCATCATCGGCAGGATGCGGTCGATCACCTCATCGAGGTTCACTTCCTCGTCCACCGACAGCGACAGGGCGTCGTGCACCAGCGCGATCGATGACACGCGGCGCACCGAATCCAGCAGCGCCTCGCGCGCCTCG
Proteins encoded in this region:
- the aroQ gene encoding type II 3-dehydroquinate dehydratase yields the protein MTDRRLLLVNGPNLNLLGTRQPEIYGSTTLAQIEQAVTDLAAQLGFSVRAVQSNHEGELVDAIQAARTDCVGIVINPAAYSHTSVAIADALTAAELPVAEVHLSNIHKREAFRHHSYVSAVAETVIAGAGPIGYELAVRYLADRLSQ
- a CDS encoding YchJ family protein is translated as MPTNNPPCRCDTGAVYAACCGPLHRGERSAATAVALMRSRFTAFALGDVDYLLATWHPDTRPADLDLDDAVTWRRLQIVDTEAGGTDDPTGVVQFRAQYVRDGSRHILHERSRFARGSDGRWLYVDGDFVD
- a CDS encoding diacylglycerol kinase family protein; the protein is MRAVLIVNPNATSTTPAGRDLLAHALESRVDLTVAHTDHRGHAIEIGHQAAADGTDVVIVHGGDGTVNEVVNGILGHANGVPGASNTAVGVVPGGSANVFARALGISPDPLEATNQLVDLLSDYRRGVPWRRIGLMDCGDRWSVFTAGMGVDGEVVAAVEAQRAKGRKVTASRYIRVAIREAVGSARKPPRLTLHLPDREPVTGVHFAFVSNASPWTYANSRPVWTNPTTTFETGLGVFATTSMGIWANLRLLRRMLSRTPQIEGSHLIRDDDLPWLRVTSDTPIACQIDGDFVGLRESMTFTSVPAALNVVAPPAKTQ
- the whiB1 gene encoding transcriptional regulator WhiB1; translation: MDWRHKAVCRDEDPELFFPVGNSGPAIAQIADAKLVCNRCPVTTECLSWALESGQDAGVWGGMSEDERRALKRRNARTKARTSV